From the genome of Trichocoleus sp.:
CTGCTTAATTCTTCGTCATACACCACATTTGACAATTACTTTGTGAATCACGCACAGTTACTGATGACAATTACTTTGTGAATCACGCACAGTACTGATAAGACCATTTAAAGAGTTCTCCAAATGACACAGAAGTTAATTGTCTTGTTGCTAATGCTAATGAGCTTAAACACAGAACGCGCTTTCGCACAGGACGATCCAGACTATCAAATTGAGGTTGAGAACAATACCGTATGTAGCTTTATTACTGAAAACAATGTTAATGTTCGTCAAAGCCCTGATATCAACTCGACCGTTGTAACTCAGCTTAATCGCGGAGATGTTGTGAGAGCAACAAGCCGAACTGGAGATTGGGTTAACATCGCAGCGCAGGATTCTGGTCAGCCTCCAACACCTTACTCGCCTCTTCAAGGGTATGTCTCTAACCAGTACATCAATGGATGCTCAGAAGACCAATTCGAGCTCTGGAGACAATAAGTGGCGTTGGAAAAAACAGCTAATGGCAAGCAGGACGACACTCGGTTGTGTCGCAAGAACAGGTCAGTGGTAATGTGAGAAAGTCTGAAACCTTGGGTTTTGAAGTACTTGCCAGAACTGGACAAACGGGTTCGAGCGCATCTGAAGCCGACAAACGATTCATGGCAAACCGATGAAACTTACATCAATGTCTAATACCCTTGCAGAAAACTTCACCACAATCCACACAAAAGCTCCTTTATCCATTCTTGTTTACTGAGTAAGGTAGAAACATACACGGCAAAGAGATTTCACAAGGGTACTTCTGCTCAAAAACAAATTTAAACTTGCTGTGGCTCTTAACTTTCGGCTTAATCTTTCGGAGACAATTATGTTACTCCATCCTTCTGTTACCCTTCACACTGCCAAGCGACACTTTAGCTTTGCTCTCTTGCTGTTTAGTTGT
Proteins encoded in this window:
- a CDS encoding SH3 domain-containing protein, whose product is MTQKLIVLLLMLMSLNTERAFAQDDPDYQIEVENNTVCSFITENNVNVRQSPDINSTVVTQLNRGDVVRATSRTGDWVNIAAQDSGQPPTPYSPLQGYVSNQYINGCSEDQFELWRQ